The Kordia sp. SMS9 DNA window TGCGAGAACCTTTCCAACGTGTCGGAAACCTTCCTGCAGTGCTGCGAGAGCCTTTCCAACGTGTCGGAAACCTTCCTGCACGATTGCGAGAGCCTTTCCAACGCTTCGGAAAGCCTTTTACATTACTGTAAAACACTTTCCGATGGCTTTTTATTAAGAATAATACAATGAAAAGCTAAAAAATGATGTTTTTGTTGCGAATTTCGCAAAATAGGTTTTTTTTGTCATTCCGATAAGAATGATTGATAAAGTAATCTGTGATTCCTTTGTCACAATTGTCATACCTGTGTAGACAGGAATCCATTCACCTTTCGAGTTTGTATGTTTTGCTCACGTATTTTTGTTGTTTTTTTAGAAGGAGTACGGAAAACCACATTGTGTATGTGTGCGTTTTGTTTTACATTTATGGAAAATAATGGGAGGTTGTATGAAAGTAGTTCCTGTTATTTATTGTATTTAATGTGATGACAGGAATTCTTGTTATACATACGTTGTGCAATAATTTAAAAAATAACAATGAGCATATTTAATAATTTAGGATTTAAAGAAAATCCATTCGCTTATACTGATGCTGACAAAGAACAATTAATAACTAAATATTTTGTTCCACCACCATATTTTGAAGCCATTCAAGGAGATTATAAAAGTCCTTCATCATCTGTTGTGCTTGCACCAAGAGGAAGTGGTAAAACTGCTCAAAGAAAAATGATAGAAGAATGGTCAAAAGACAAACCTGTTTTGTCTGTTACTGTTGACCGTTTTGAATTTGGAAATAATCAAACCATTGATGATGTTAGCCTTCCATATCATCTAAAAAATATTATTACAAACACTTTACTTAGTTTAATATTTTGGTCAAGTGAATATCCTGATACATTAAAAAACTTAGATAAAGATGATAAAAGAAATTTCTCGATTCTAGCACATAATTATTTGGGAGACTTTAGTGGTGGTCAAGCTAAAGAAGTACTATCGAGTTTAAAATCCGTTCCTCAAAAAATAAAAAAATATTGGAATGAAAATATTGGATTTCTAGACACGGTTGTAAATTTTCTATTGAAAACCTACGACTTACCAGAAATTGATTTACCTAGTCTAAAACAAGAGGAAAAAAAATTAAATGAATCTTATAAATATCAATTAGAGCTTTTATATAATCTGTCTAAAAAATTTGGTTTTAAATCTATATATGTTCTGCTTGATAAAATTGATGAAACCGAAAAAACTGGAAATGACGAATTAGCTTCTTATAAATTAATTGAGCCTTTAATTAAAGATTTAGACACACATTCTCTAAAAGGTTATGCATTTAAGTACTTTCTATGGGACAAAATTTATCCATTTTATTTAAAAGGCGGTAGACCAGATAGGATAACTCAACATAATTTAATTTGGTCAAGAAAAGCATTAATTTCATTGTTAAGTAAAAGACTATCCGTTTTCTCAGATGGCAAAATAAATAGTTTTCAAGATTTATTCGATTATAAATTTTCACCTAGTGCAGATGATATTATTGTAACTTTAAGTGGTTATTCACCTAGAAATATTATAAGATTATGTGATGAAATAATTTCTGAACAAACATTAATCGATTCAGATGTTTCCAAGTTAGACAAAAGAGTTCTAGATAGAGCATCCTTAAAATATTCAGAAAAAATTTGTAACGAAATCTACGGAGAAAAAGCGCTAAAAGACATAAAAAAAATCAACCGAGAGATTTTTACTATTTCTTATCTAGCTTCAAATGTTTATAAAACGCATAATAATTCTGTCCGACCAAAAGTGTCCTCTTGGGAAAAATTAGGATTTTGCCATAAAATTGGAAATGACAAAGGTGGTGCCTCAAAGAAACCAACACAAGTGTATTTAATTTCCGACCCTAGAGCAAACAGATTAATTAATAGTAAAATCCCTGTTGAAGATTGGATAAAAGCTAATTGGACTTCTTGCATACATTGTGATGCCGATATACTTTTAGATATTAATAAAGTAGGTAATGATTACGAGTTACAATGCTGGAGATGTGATAGGGACTTTATATAAAAACTATTGCCAACACCAGCAACCATTGCACAACCCAATAATTTCAAAAAATAAGACATTCTTAGCGCTTTTAAGAGTGGCTTTCTTTTGAAAGTAACCAAATCAAGCAACCTTATTCCTCTTTTTGCCGTTTTTGTAATAAATTTTAAATACTTCTTCAAGTTATAAGCAATAAGTGCATACAAATTAGCTACATCGAACTCAGAAGATAAACGACAATAAAAGTTCTCTTTGGGAATACACGATCACTTCACTGAAATGTATTGAATGATTTTTCTTGATAGATTTTTTTGCCTTGTATTATTAAAGAGAAAGAATTTATCAATATCTTAGACTTGTGCAACTGGAACACTGTGCATAATTATGAAAACAGTATTAAAATCAATCTTTCTAATAATAAGTTTTTCGTGTTTTAGCCAAAACAGCGAAAAGAAAAAGTTGAATCTTACGTTCATAAATCAATGTACTGACGAAAAGATAAATCCGGAATTTGATACGCTACTGCCTGAATTATCTACTAAATTGAATTATGAGTACATAACTGTTTATAGAAAAATTGACGATTGGATTGCTCAACATACAACTGTAGTAAAAACAAAAATTGACACTATTTACATTCCCAAAATACTTTTTGCTGGTGGTAATGAATTGCACTCTCAAAGATGGGCTTATCTTAATTGTAAAAAAGTTTGTAACGGAATAGAAACTGATTTTTACTCAAACGGAAATAAAAGACTTGAAGGCAAATTTGCTCACGGAAAACCAACATATATGCAACACTTTAGAAAAAATGGAATTTTAGAACGTGAGGAATTTTATAAGACTGGAGAATTTAAACCTTACAGAGAAAATGACTTTGACGAAAACGGAGATTTATTGGAATATAGGATAAGAGAAAAATTTAGAAAGAAAATTGTAATCAAGACTTTTGACAAAGAAGATAATTTGCTCAATACAGAAACACAAAAGTTTTGAAAAATAATGATGTACAACAATTCTAACCATTGCACTACCCTATACTTTTAAAAATAACCAGCGCAAGCAATCTTGCTCCACTTTCACCATTTTTGCAATGAATTTTAAGTACTTCTTCAAGTTATAAGCAATAAGTGCATACAAATTAGCTACATCAAACTCAGAAGATAACCAACAATAAAAGTTCTTTTTGAGAATACGATCACTTCACTGAAATGTATTGAATAGTTTTTCTTGATAGATTTTTTTGCCTTGTATTATTCAAGAGAAGGAATTTATCAATATCTTACACTTGTGCAACAGCTACAATTATGAGAGACACCTTGAACATATTAATTTTGCTTCTAACTTTTAGTGTTCAAGGTCAAATTTCTGAATCTTGGAATCTGAATATTGATACTTACACTCATAATTCATCGAATTACACTTCTAAGAATCCACCAATCGAAATTGCGGAATTTTCAAATAATGATAAAGTAGTTTTATCTCAAAACGGAACTTTAATAAGATTTGACAATAGTGGAACAATAGTTTGGCGAAAAGAAATTGAACCTTGCGCACAACAAAGAATATTTGTTGATTCGAATGACGACATTGTTTTTAGTTGTGGCACTGAAATAACCAAATTTGACTTAAAAGGAGAAATCATTTGGAAAAAAGATTATAAAGATACTTTCAGTAAAAAACACCTAACATTTGACGCAATCACAGCAGACAGAAAAAAAATTTATGTCGTAGGCCATTTTTTTCATTCAAAGTTTATTTGTCAACTGGCTATTCACGAAAATGGTAACGTACTATGGAAAACAAAATTTAAACAAAATGTTGACCATGAATTTTCATTTTTACCACCAAAACAAATAACCATAAACAATGATAGAATTTATATTCTAGCGCATCATTATTCGAAATCTAATTCATTTTTATATTCTTCTAATCTCAAAGGGAAGAAAAGACAAGAGAAACAAGTAGATTATAAAATAAAAAAAATAAAATCATTTGAAAAATCTCTATTTGCTTTAGGACATTTAACTAATTTGAAGGACAAATTGATATTTGGGAAAATCGAAGACAATTTAGAATTATCAAATATTTCGGAATTTGAATTACCTCGAAATTTGGAATATGACGAAAATTCAACAGGTTGGGCAAGTAAACCACCAACTAAAGAGGAGTTTGAAAAAGAATTTATAACAGCATATAATGTCAACGATTTTATGTTTTTAAATAAAAACAATATTTTAGTAATTGGAAATTCGAGTGGAAAACCTTGGATTTCAAATTTGGATTTAAAAAATGGAATAGATTGGAATTGGGCCGTTGCAGATGACAGATATTTTAAGTTTCACAATACGCACACAAGGCATTCTTATGTTCTGAATTCTATAAATCAAGTCGGAGATAAGTATTTAGTTTCTGGAATTAGCGAAGAACAAGACGACCAAGAAAATAGGTTTGTGAAATACATAAATTTATTTGTTCGTCAAATAGAATTGAAAAAATAACAGGACGTTTATATAGAATTAGTTCCTGTTATTCTTAAAAATTGGTATGATATACGGAATTTGGCATATACATACCTTGACAGTAATTTAAGAAAATGAAGAACTTAACCAGAAGAAAATTTATTAAAAGAGGAATTTTAGCCTCAATTGGGTTCGTTCTTTTGGATTCACTTTGGTTTGAAAAATATGTAATTGACTGGAATTACTTTGACATCTCAAAATCGGAAAAAGACAAAATAAAAATCATTCAGATTTCAGATTTGCATTTTGACCAATTAAGATACTTTCACAAATCTATTGCGAAAAAAATAAACGCTATACAACCAGATTTACTATTTATAACAGGAGATTCTGTTGACAAAACAGAAAAAATAAAGCCTCTGAATGAATTCCTTGAATTAATTGATAATTCCATTAAAAAGTATGCGATAACTGGAAATTGGGAATATTGGGGAAATGTAAATCTGACAGCACTTAAAAATATTTATTCTAAAAATAATTGTGAATTACTGATAAACGAGAATAGAACAATTTCAATTAAAAATCGAGAAATCTCAATAATCGGAATTGACGATTTTGTTGGTGGAAACGCTGATTTTGGAAAAGCTGTTGAAAATTTAAAAGAAACTGAAACCAATATTGTTTTATCACATTATCCTGAACACAGAGATATAATCACAAAACAAAAAGGAAATTTAGATATTGATTTAGTACTTTCTGGACATACGCACGGAGGACAAATTACATTTTTAGGTATTGTTCCTTTTAAACCTAAAGGAAGTGGAAAGTATCTAAAAGGTTGGTATAAAGAATCCGAACCGAAAATGTATATATCAAAAGGAATAGGAACAAGTATTTTACCAATCCGATTTGGAGCAAGAGCGGAGATGGTAGAAATGGAAATATAAAACTAAGTATAACTAGGTTGTAGCACATGTGACAAAATCAATGAACAAACTATTAATCATCATATTTTTTGCCTTTAATTTTTCTTTCGAACAATCAATTCAACACGAACCGAGAAAATTATTTGTAGCGACTTTAAACGTTCCTCAAAACACAAGGAATAGCAATGACGCATTTACAAAGTTTGCAGTAGAGAACAATCTAAAACAACTTCTTTGCTTTAGAGATGGACAAGTTTCATCCGACATCAACTTTGACAAAAATGGAAATATAATCATTAACTATTCTGGCGATTTTAAAGTATCTGAACACAAATACAACATGGCAAACCGATTAACCGCATCTGACTTTTATTCAATGAAAAACGGGCATTGGAAAAATGAAACTTACGAATATAAGAATGATACTATTTTAATCAATAACGACGGATTTTTAGAAAGCGTAATTAAAATTGACGGAACTGAAAAACAAATATTTGAGTATCAATACCAACTGAACGAAAAATAAAAACGTACTACAACAACAGTAACCGTTGCACAACTCTATAATTTTGATAATAACCAACGCATTAAGCACCAAACACTTCAACAACTATGTTACCAACTACATCACAAGGAAGTATAGCTAAGGGAATTTGGCTCGTACACAACGACGGAGTCAATACAATTCGTTTTTTTGGATCGAATACGGGAAAAGAAAAAGTGTTCCTAAATGAAGAGTTGGTTTCCGAGCGAAGAAATTTAAAGCTACAGAGTGTTCATGAATTTCAAGACGATCGC harbors:
- a CDS encoding P-loop ATPase, Sll1717 family, which translates into the protein MSIFNNLGFKENPFAYTDADKEQLITKYFVPPPYFEAIQGDYKSPSSSVVLAPRGSGKTAQRKMIEEWSKDKPVLSVTVDRFEFGNNQTIDDVSLPYHLKNIITNTLLSLIFWSSEYPDTLKNLDKDDKRNFSILAHNYLGDFSGGQAKEVLSSLKSVPQKIKKYWNENIGFLDTVVNFLLKTYDLPEIDLPSLKQEEKKLNESYKYQLELLYNLSKKFGFKSIYVLLDKIDETEKTGNDELASYKLIEPLIKDLDTHSLKGYAFKYFLWDKIYPFYLKGGRPDRITQHNLIWSRKALISLLSKRLSVFSDGKINSFQDLFDYKFSPSADDIIVTLSGYSPRNIIRLCDEIISEQTLIDSDVSKLDKRVLDRASLKYSEKICNEIYGEKALKDIKKINREIFTISYLASNVYKTHNNSVRPKVSSWEKLGFCHKIGNDKGGASKKPTQVYLISDPRANRLINSKIPVEDWIKANWTSCIHCDADILLDINKVGNDYELQCWRCDRDFI
- a CDS encoding PQQ-binding-like beta-propeller repeat protein, encoding MRDTLNILILLLTFSVQGQISESWNLNIDTYTHNSSNYTSKNPPIEIAEFSNNDKVVLSQNGTLIRFDNSGTIVWRKEIEPCAQQRIFVDSNDDIVFSCGTEITKFDLKGEIIWKKDYKDTFSKKHLTFDAITADRKKIYVVGHFFHSKFICQLAIHENGNVLWKTKFKQNVDHEFSFLPPKQITINNDRIYILAHHYSKSNSFLYSSNLKGKKRQEKQVDYKIKKIKSFEKSLFALGHLTNLKDKLIFGKIEDNLELSNISEFELPRNLEYDENSTGWASKPPTKEEFEKEFITAYNVNDFMFLNKNNILVIGNSSGKPWISNLDLKNGIDWNWAVADDRYFKFHNTHTRHSYVLNSINQVGDKYLVSGISEEQDDQENRFVKYINLFVRQIELKK
- a CDS encoding metallophosphoesterase, encoding MKNLTRRKFIKRGILASIGFVLLDSLWFEKYVIDWNYFDISKSEKDKIKIIQISDLHFDQLRYFHKSIAKKINAIQPDLLFITGDSVDKTEKIKPLNEFLELIDNSIKKYAITGNWEYWGNVNLTALKNIYSKNNCELLINENRTISIKNREISIIGIDDFVGGNADFGKAVENLKETETNIVLSHYPEHRDIITKQKGNLDIDLVLSGHTHGGQITFLGIVPFKPKGSGKYLKGWYKESEPKMYISKGIGTSILPIRFGARAEMVEMEI